The stretch of DNA AACCACCTAAATCCTGCGTGACGCTGGTATGCACCGCGCCAGCCGCTGGGAGGTCCGCATGATCTACGTGCTTGCTGCCTTGTTGCCGCCGCTCGGGCTGCTGCTGAACGGGCAGCCGTTTTCGGCGATCTTCAACCTGGTCCTGATCGTGTTTTGCCTGGTTTTCGGGCTGATTTTCCATGTCCTGCTGCTGGTGCCCTCGGCGCATGCGCTGATCGCGGTTCACATGAAGCGGGAGGACCGCCGGCACCGCGAGGTGGTGGAGGCGATCCGCCAGCACGGCCCGCCGCCGGGCTACCGGCCCTAAAGGCTGTCGCTAACCCCTTGGGATTGCGGCTTTTCCCGAAAAGCCTGTGCATAGCTGGCAAACGCTTTGATTCGGCGTCCCGCCATGCTATCGACCACCGTCAACCCCACCGATGGGCTTCGATTCGACGGCGATGCCGATAGCATCGCCGCAGGCGGCGCTCATCCATAAGAACTGATCGCGGCAATGAGCCGCGGAAAGGAGTTGGCAATGGCGCAGGGACTTCAGGGTATCCGTGAAGCCTTCACGTTCGATGATGTGCTTCTGAAACCCGGTCTCTCGGATATCCTGCCTTCTGAGGCCGATATCCGCTCGCATGTGACCCGCGCGATCCCGCTCAACATCCCGATCATCGCGTCCGCGATGGACACGGTCACCGAAGCGCGCATGGCGATCGCGATGGCGCAGGCCGGCGGCGTCGGCGTCATCCACCGCAATTTCGATCCCGAAGGGCAGGCCGCGCAGGTCCGGCAGGTCAAGAAGTATGAATCCGGCATGGTGGTCAATCCGCTGACCATCGGCCCCGACGCGATGCTTTCGGACGCGCTGGCGCTGATGAAGGATCATGGTTTTTCGGGCATTCCCGTCGTCACCGGCGCCAGCAAGAATTCGCCCGGCAAGCTGATCGGCATTCTCACGAACCGCGACGTCCGCTTTGCGACCGATCCGAAGCAAAAAGTGTCGGAGCTGATGACGCACGAAAACCTCGTCACGGTGCGCGAGGGCGTCAGCCAGGACGAGGCCAAGCGGATGCTGCATAAGCACCGCATCGAAAAGCTGCTGGTGGTCGACGACCAGTATCGCTGCGTCGGCCTGATCACCGTCAAGGACATGGAAAAGGCGGTCGCGCATCCCTTGGCCTGCAAGGACGAGCACGGCCGCTTGCGGGTGGCTGCGGCAACCACCGTCGGCGAGGGCGGCTACGAGCGCACCGAGCGGCTGATCGATGCCGGCGTCGATCTGATCGTGGTCGACACCGCGCACGGCCATTCTTCCCGCGTGCTCGAGGCGGTCAACCGCATCAAGCGGCTTTCGAACGCCGTGCAGGTGATTGCCGGCAACATCGCCACGAAAGAGGGCGCGCAGGCGCTGATCGACGCGGGCGCGGATTCGATCAAGGTCGGCATCGGCCCGGGCTCGATCTGCACCACGCGCATCGTCGCCGGCGTCGGCGTGCCGCAGCTCACCGCGATCATGGACGCGGTGGAAGCGGCGAAGAAGGCAAAGGTGCCCGTCATCGCCGACGGCGGCATCAAATATTCCGGCGATCTGGCCAAAGCACTCGCCGCCGGCGCCGACATCGCCATGGTCGGCTCGCTGCTCGCCGGCACCGACGAGACACCGGGCGAAGTGTTCCTGTGGCAGGGCCGTTCCTACAAGGCCTATCGCGGCATGGGCTCGGTCGGCGCGATGGCGCGCGGCTCGGCCGACCGCTACTTCCAGCAGGACATCAAGGACACGCTCAAGCTGGTGCCCGAGGGCATCGAGGGCCAGGTGCCGTACAAGGGTCCGGTCGGCAACGTCATGCACCAGCTCGCCGGCGGCCTGCGCGCCGCGATGGGCTATGTCGGCGCGCGCAACCTCGCCGAATTCCACGAGAAGGCGCAGTTCGTGCGCATCACCGGCGCGGGCCTGCGCGAAAGCCACGTCCACGACGTGACGATCACGCGGGAAAGCCCGAACTATCCGGGCGGGGCGTAGTCGCACGCAGGCATCTCCGGACGATGCGAAACATCGAAGTGGTCTGATCTTCGCAAGCGTCGCGCTTATGCCGCGCGCACGGCTTCCAGAAACTTGCTGACCTCGAGCTTGAGGCGGCTCGAGTCGGAGGCGAGCAATTGGGCCGCGGACAGCACCTGCGACGAGGCCGATCCGGTCTCACTCGCGCCTTGCTGCACGTCGCTGATGTTGGTGGAGACTTTCTGGGTGCCGTGCGCCGCCTGCTGCACGTTTCGCGCAATCTCCTGCGTGGCTGCGCCCTGCTCCTCGACGGCAGCGGCAATCGTCGAGGAGATTTCCGACAGCTTCCCGATCGTATCTCCGATCTCCCTGATAGCGCCGACGGACTCCTGCGTCGCTGCCTGGACGCCGATGATCTGCTGATGGATTTCGCCGGTCGCTTTCGCTGTCTGCTGCGCCAGCGCTTTCACCTCCGCGGCGACCACAGCGAAGCCGCGGCCGGCTTCGCCGGCGCGTGCGGCTTCGATGGTCGCGTTCAATGCCAGCAGATTGGTCTGGCTTGCGATCGAGTTGATGAGCTCGACGACATCGCCGATCCGGCTTGCTGCCTGCGACAACGCGCTTACGCGTTCATTGGTGCGGCGCGCTTGCTCGACCGCGTCGCCGGCTACGCGTGCGGACTCCTGAACCTGCCGGCTGATCTCGTTGACCGAAGATGTCAGCTCTTCAGTGGCGGAAGCCACCGATTGCACATTGGTGGATGCTTCATCGGACGCAGCCGCGACCGCCGTCGTCAGCGTCTGCGAGCGGTCCGCCGTCGTGTTCAAAGTGCTGGCGGAACCTTCAAGCTCGGTCGCTGCCGACGACACCGTGCTCACGATGTCGCCGATCACGGCCTCGAAATCGCGTGTGATGCCGTTGACGCGGCGGCCGCGCTCGAGCTGCGCTTCGGCGTTACGCGCAGCATCCTCGTCCGCGCGCTTTTTCGCAATCAGCGCATCCTTGAAGATCTGCAGCGCATTCGCCATGGTGCCGATCTCGTCCTTGCGATCGCCGTCGGGGATTGCGACGTCGAGTTCGCGGTCGGCAAGCCGCAGCGTCACTCCGGTTAGCCGCACCAGCGGGCCGATCACCTGGCGCATCACGGCGATCATGACGATGAACGAGGCCACGAGCACGACCAACAGAGCCGCAAGGGCCCAGGTCAACCGCATCTGCGCCTGTGCAATCGCAGCATCGTTGGCGTTGTGGGCAAAGGTCAGCGCGGCATCGCGCAGACCGAGCACGCTGTTCAGGACGCGACCGATCCAGGCCGGCCATTCGGCCTCGCTGATCGGGCAGGGACTGCCCTCGCGTGCGGCCGCGACGACCTGTCGAAACCGCGGCTCTGCTTCGGTCATCAGGGTCGTGCGCACTTGGTCGAAGACGCCCGCAAGCGTCGGCGCATCGCCGGTATTGTGGACTCCCTGCTCGATTTGCTTCCAGATCAGCGCAACCTGACCGGTCAATTCGGTCACTTCGACGCGCTGGGCTGCCGACAAGGGCTGGTTGCGGGCAAAAAGGCCGAGCACGGCGGCGCGCGCACCATTGATGGCACGCATGCTCTGTGCGCTTTGCGCCAGTTCCGCCGCAGGCAGCAGATTCTCGATGTCGCTGCCGGTGCGCGACAGGTTGATCAAGCCGTCGCTCGTCGCCGTAGTGAGGGCGTCGACGACGCGCGCAAGTCCATCCACGATCGCCGTCTGGGTATTGGCGGGTCGTTGCGGCTTGGGCAGGATCACTGCCTGGCGTGCGGCACCGCGCGTTTGCTGCAGCGCCTGCTCGGCCGCTTCGATCGACTTCGTCGGCAGCTCCGCCGCGCGAACGGCCGCCTTGGCCGCGCCGATGGCGGCATTCGTGCTGGCGACGGTCTTGTCGAGCGCCGATAGCTTCTCGGGCGTGGCCGGGTCGGCCGCGGTTGCAACCACGAACCAGGCGCTGCGTTCGACGGGAATCTGGCTGTTGGCCTTCATCACCAGCTCGAAGGCGGTCAGCGAGCGCGCGGCCGCTTCCCGCTTGCGCAGATCGCCCCATCCACCCCAGGCGACCGCCATGGCGAAGGCCACGGCCAAGAGACACGTGATCAGATTGCCCGCCAGGATCCGCCATCGCAGACTGATGCCGCCCTTTGTTCGATTCGCAGACGAAGGTTCGGGCGGTAAGGAAAGCTCTGGCATCGAATGGCCTCTTCGAGAGCGGGATGGCGAGCATACTTCGCAACTGCAACCAAACCCTTAATTGATCGTGGCTATTCATTGCCGGCACTCCAAGCAAATTGCGGGGCTGGCTCGCGGATCGCGCCGGGTTATCGGGCGCGAACGGCGCCTTGTTTCTCCATGACGACGTCGTGGCGAGATGCACTTCGCTCGTTCTGATGAATCCCACAAATTGCGGAGATCACGGGGATCAATCTTGCCGATAGTCTGGGGTGGCCAATAACGACCTCATCGATCTTCCAACGGGCGGGAGATCGGTCCATAGGAATGGTCGGCGCTCGACGTTCGCGATGCCTTGCAATTGCGCCGATTGCTTGGGGAAACATGAACCGGCTGGCCTTCATCTGGAGATGCCGGGTTCGGACCGCCCCGGAATGAGAGGCGGGTTTGCGTCGCGGCGATGCGTCGCCTAAATGACAGCAACAACCCGGTGAGGAGAAAGCCATCATGTCCCAAGGCAAACGTATCGTTCTCGCCTCGCGCCCCGTTGGCGAGCCCAAACCCTCCGATTTTCGCCTTGAGGATTGCCCGGTCCCGACGCCCGGCGCCGGCGAAGTGCTCCTGCGCACGATCTGGCTGTCGCTCGATCCCTATATGCGCGGGCGCATGAGCGATGGGCCGTCCTACGCACAGCCGGTGCCGATCGA from Bradyrhizobium sp. AZCC 1693 encodes:
- the guaB gene encoding IMP dehydrogenase, encoding MAQGLQGIREAFTFDDVLLKPGLSDILPSEADIRSHVTRAIPLNIPIIASAMDTVTEARMAIAMAQAGGVGVIHRNFDPEGQAAQVRQVKKYESGMVVNPLTIGPDAMLSDALALMKDHGFSGIPVVTGASKNSPGKLIGILTNRDVRFATDPKQKVSELMTHENLVTVREGVSQDEAKRMLHKHRIEKLLVVDDQYRCVGLITVKDMEKAVAHPLACKDEHGRLRVAAATTVGEGGYERTERLIDAGVDLIVVDTAHGHSSRVLEAVNRIKRLSNAVQVIAGNIATKEGAQALIDAGADSIKVGIGPGSICTTRIVAGVGVPQLTAIMDAVEAAKKAKVPVIADGGIKYSGDLAKALAAGADIAMVGSLLAGTDETPGEVFLWQGRSYKAYRGMGSVGAMARGSADRYFQQDIKDTLKLVPEGIEGQVPYKGPVGNVMHQLAGGLRAAMGYVGARNLAEFHEKAQFVRITGAGLRESHVHDVTITRESPNYPGGA
- a CDS encoding methyl-accepting chemotaxis protein, whose product is MPELSLPPEPSSANRTKGGISLRWRILAGNLITCLLAVAFAMAVAWGGWGDLRKREAAARSLTAFELVMKANSQIPVERSAWFVVATAADPATPEKLSALDKTVASTNAAIGAAKAAVRAAELPTKSIEAAEQALQQTRGAARQAVILPKPQRPANTQTAIVDGLARVVDALTTATSDGLINLSRTGSDIENLLPAAELAQSAQSMRAINGARAAVLGLFARNQPLSAAQRVEVTELTGQVALIWKQIEQGVHNTGDAPTLAGVFDQVRTTLMTEAEPRFRQVVAAAREGSPCPISEAEWPAWIGRVLNSVLGLRDAALTFAHNANDAAIAQAQMRLTWALAALLVVLVASFIVMIAVMRQVIGPLVRLTGVTLRLADRELDVAIPDGDRKDEIGTMANALQIFKDALIAKKRADEDAARNAEAQLERGRRVNGITRDFEAVIGDIVSTVSSAATELEGSASTLNTTADRSQTLTTAVAAASDEASTNVQSVASATEELTSSVNEISRQVQESARVAGDAVEQARRTNERVSALSQAASRIGDVVELINSIASQTNLLALNATIEAARAGEAGRGFAVVAAEVKALAQQTAKATGEIHQQIIGVQAATQESVGAIREIGDTIGKLSEISSTIAAAVEEQGAATQEIARNVQQAAHGTQKVSTNISDVQQGASETGSASSQVLSAAQLLASDSSRLKLEVSKFLEAVRAA